A region of bacterium DNA encodes the following proteins:
- a CDS encoding creatininase family protein, translating to MKSKLQYMTLKEVREFGKVEVVVLPWGSCEPHNLHLPYGCDTLTVDKMAEVSCQKANEKGGKVISLPAIPVGYNADHFRFPLALNFYPTTQLTILKDIIFSLESHKIYKLVILNGHGGNDMRALLRELYGKTNVYIFLIEPWNVRRDITEKIIEEKGGCHAHEEETSVLMYIYPELVHLEWADDGKINEPRFEEMKKGWVYTVSPWHLLTKESGCGNPKKANQEKGKKIFEIVTDRIADFLVKLSNSNIDEKFPY from the coding sequence ATGAAATCAAAATTGCAATATATGACATTAAAAGAGGTAAGAGAATTTGGGAAAGTTGAAGTAGTTGTTTTACCATGGGGTTCATGTGAGCCACATAATTTACACCTGCCTTATGGATGTGATACATTAACAGTTGATAAAATGGCAGAAGTAAGTTGTCAGAAAGCAAATGAAAAGGGAGGAAAGGTTATTTCTTTGCCCGCAATTCCTGTTGGATATAATGCAGACCATTTTAGATTTCCACTTGCTTTAAACTTTTATCCAACAACACAACTTACAATATTAAAAGACATCATTTTTTCCCTTGAAAGTCATAAGATTTATAAACTTGTTATTTTAAATGGACATGGTGGTAATGATATGAGAGCACTTTTAAGGGAATTATATGGAAAAACAAACGTTTACATTTTTTTAATTGAGCCATGGAATGTAAGAAGAGATATAACAGAAAAAATTATTGAAGAGAAAGGTGGTTGCCATGCACACGAAGAAGAAACAAGTGTTTTAATGTATATATATCCAGAACTTGTCCATCTTGAATGGGCAGATGATGGTAAAATAAATGAGCCGAGATTTGAAGAGATGAAAAAAGGATGGGTATATACTGTAAGTCCTTGGCATTTACTAACAAAAGAATCAGGATGTGGGAATCCAAAGAAAGCAAACCAAGAAAAAGGCAAGAAAATCTTTGAAATTGTAACAGATAGAATTGCAGATTTTCTTGTTAAACTTTCAAATTCAAATATTGATGAAAAGTTCCCATATTAA
- a CDS encoding PKD domain-containing protein, whose translation MKVVVSFIGSLLSQEKPAGVDRSSELKVKIEVLPSTEVEVGEDVYFSGTKTEFPDKRLLKMARYEWDFGDGTYLRFSPTNSKVTRQGICCLHNFMKPGEFEVKLKVSVFDSFNPDGIPTKPPIAVSTGSVKIKVTGEAPIAGFEVQHAQFHGRIGQYLYIQIPKQFRGNETKLKVSVIGKKTGTKKVLLEKDRLGEEEKVLLRQVELPKDSYELIAELYDKEGERIPGGIWKEKFDKLYEGMPKYGIDENNSIWVNGKLFFPIAPYMTDKGEISMFKNNASINCLVCVGYYPKHTPETFLDYLNTAKEYDLYVMGPHRGGYEIPKEEWPQGVQKNRWKFNHNPDIMREYIKKCKDHPNLLAWSWQDEPELGGRYVSVYPPVIAAWEYICHFEDPEHLTFQLYTGDWNRLRVNQAGGKFSRPYDYIGSLEEFGESFFGGKRWITEILAWDAYPIAYRDHPAVNWPDMGPYAAYLFTVGKIKELTKDLVPTIPCIITNRRRAEDPDWKTPTEEMVYMESWMNVVHGAKGILWFPFFDQSTIRWNAMKKFTEQIERLKDIVLGPEPDRRVKDDAEEALKRVDTMIREKDGNVYIFAVRITEPDPVPEVKYQGVEPDSIEVNFEVSEISGEKEVEVIDEGRKIKSLDGKFKDTFKKYEVHIYKIPLK comes from the coding sequence TTGAAGGTAGTAGTTAGTTTTATAGGAAGTTTATTAAGTCAGGAGAAGCCAGCAGGAGTTGATAGGTCAAGTGAGTTAAAGGTGAAGATAGAGGTCTTACCTAGTACAGAAGTAGAGGTAGGAGAGGATGTATATTTCAGTGGTACAAAGACAGAATTTCCAGACAAAAGGTTATTGAAGATGGCGAGATATGAATGGGATTTTGGGGATGGTACATATTTAAGATTCAGTCCAACAAACTCAAAAGTTACAAGACAAGGTATATGTTGTTTACATAATTTTATGAAACCAGGGGAATTTGAAGTAAAGTTAAAGGTATCAGTATTTGACAGTTTTAATCCTGATGGTATACCTACAAAACCACCGATAGCAGTATCAACAGGTTCAGTAAAGATAAAGGTAACAGGAGAAGCACCGATAGCCGGATTTGAAGTACAGCATGCACAATTTCATGGAAGGATAGGACAATATTTATACATACAGATACCTAAACAATTTAGGGGAAATGAGACGAAGTTGAAGGTAAGTGTAATAGGTAAGAAGACAGGGACGAAAAAGGTATTATTGGAGAAAGACAGATTAGGAGAAGAGGAGAAGGTATTATTAAGACAGGTGGAATTACCGAAAGATTCATATGAGTTAATAGCGGAGTTATATGATAAAGAAGGGGAAAGGATACCTGGGGGTATATGGAAGGAAAAATTTGATAAGTTATATGAAGGTATGCCTAAATATGGGATAGATGAGAACAATTCAATCTGGGTAAATGGTAAATTATTCTTTCCGATAGCACCTTATATGACCGACAAAGGTGAGATTAGTATGTTTAAAAATAATGCAAGTATAAACTGTCTTGTATGTGTAGGATATTATCCTAAGCACACACCAGAGACATTTTTAGATTATCTTAACACAGCGAAAGAGTATGATTTATATGTAATGGGTCCACACAGAGGGGGTTATGAAATTCCCAAAGAGGAGTGGCCACAAGGTGTTCAGAAAAACAGATGGAAATTCAATCATAATCCAGACATAATGAGAGAGTATATAAAGAAATGTAAAGACCATCCGAATTTACTTGCATGGAGTTGGCAGGATGAACCAGAACTAGGAGGAAGATATGTGAGTGTCTATCCACCAGTTATTGCTGCTTGGGAATATATATGTCATTTTGAAGACCCAGAACATTTAACATTCCAACTTTATACAGGTGATTGGAATAGATTAAGAGTTAACCAGGCAGGAGGAAAATTCTCTCGTCCATATGATTATATAGGAAGTTTAGAAGAATTTGGAGAGAGTTTTTTTGGTGGTAAGAGATGGATAACAGAGATACTTGCTTGGGATGCTTATCCAATTGCATATAGAGACCATCCAGCAGTTAACTGGCCAGATATGGGACCTTATGCTGCTTATCTATTTACAGTTGGAAAGATAAAAGAATTAACAAAGGATTTAGTTCCGACAATACCTTGTATAATAACAAATAGAAGGCGAGCAGAAGACCCTGATTGGAAGACACCGACAGAGGAGATGGTATATATGGAGTCATGGATGAATGTAGTTCATGGAGCAAAAGGTATACTTTGGTTTCCATTCTTTGACCAAAGTACAATTAGGTGGAACGCGATGAAGAAGTTTACAGAACAGATAGAGAGGTTAAAAGATATAGTACTTGGACCAGAGCCAGATAGGAGAGTTAAAGATGATGCAGAAGAGGCATTAAAGAGAGTAGATACAATGATAAGGGAAAAGGATGGTAATGTTTATATATTTGCAGTAAGGATAACAGAGCCAGACCCAGTGCCAGAGGTAAAGTATCAAGGAGTAGAACCAGATAGTATAGAGGTTAATTTTGAGGTAAGTGAAATAAGTGGAGAGAAAGAGGTAGAAGTAATAGATGAAGGAAGGAAAATAAAGTCATTAGATGGTAAATTCAAAGACACATTCAAGAAATACGAAGTTCACATATATAAAATACCTTTGAAATAA
- a CDS encoding alpha/beta hydrolase — protein sequence MEKRIEIIKDVVYGKVKGRNLLLDIIKTSETKNKLPVIVFIHGGGWISGNKESGIPKLLPFAEKGYFCVSISYRLSNEVAFPCQIEDCKCAIRFLRANSEKYNIDSNRIGVWGASAGGNLAALLGVTGDDVFNDKGGWNGFSGKVNAVCDWFGRTNFLIDIKKSDDENSPYSYISKFLGGPIEENLKKAIKVSPYFYECKNSPPFLIMHGEEDTIVPYSQSEMFFEKLKKNKVDVTLIKIKKGGHGVGFGKRAMDFVVAFFDCYLKNDKINWKNFKKNRNFIEIPAE from the coding sequence ATGGAAAAAAGAATTGAAATTATAAAAGATGTAGTTTATGGTAAAGTAAAAGGAAGAAATCTTTTGCTTGATATAATAAAAACTTCTGAAACAAAGAATAAATTGCCTGTTATTGTTTTTATTCACGGAGGTGGATGGATTTCAGGAAATAAAGAAAGTGGAATACCAAAACTTTTACCATTTGCAGAAAAAGGATATTTCTGTGTGAGTATAAGTTATAGATTGAGTAATGAAGTGGCATTTCCATGCCAGATAGAAGATTGTAAATGTGCAATAAGATTTTTAAGGGCAAATTCAGAAAAATATAACATTGACTCGAATAGAATCGGTGTATGGGGTGCTTCAGCAGGTGGTAATCTTGCTGCTTTACTTGGTGTTACAGGAGATGATGTTTTTAATGATAAAGGTGGCTGGAATGGTTTTTCAGGTAAAGTAAATGCTGTTTGTGATTGGTTTGGCAGAACAAATTTTCTTATAGATATAAAAAAATCTGATGATGAAAATTCACCTTATTCATATATTTCTAAATTCCTTGGTGGACCAATTGAAGAAAATCTCAAAAAGGCAATAAAAGTAAGTCCGTATTTTTATGAATGTAAAAATTCACCTCCTTTCTTAATAATGCATGGTGAAGAAGATACAATTGTTCCTTATTCTCAAAGTGAAATGTTTTTTGAAAAATTGAAAAAAAATAAAGTTGATGTGACTTTAATTAAAATAAAAAAAGGTGGTCATGGAGTTGGTTTTGGAAAGAGAGCAATGGATTTTGTGGTTGCATTTTTTGATTGTTATTTAAAAAACGATAAAATAAACTGGAAAAATTTTAAAAAGAACAGGAACTTCATAGAAATTCCTGCAGAATAA
- a CDS encoding PKD domain-containing protein, with translation MKKVFILVGLVVVVSFIGSLLSQEKPAGVDRSSELKVKIEVLPSTEVEVGEDVYFSGTKTEFPDKRLLKMARYEWDFGDGTYLRFSPTNSKVTRQGICCLHNFMKPGEFEVKLKVSVFDSFNPDGIPTKPPIAVSTGSVKIKVTGEAPIAGFEVQHAQFHGRIGQYLYIQIPKQFRGNETKLKVSVIGKKTGTKKVLLEKDRLGEEEKVLLRQVELPKDSYELIAELYDKEGERIPGGIWKEKFDKLYEGMPKYGIDENNSIWVNGKLFFPIAPYMTDKGEISMFKNNASINCLVCVGYYPKHTPETFLDYLNTAKEYDLYVMGPHRGGYEIPKEEWPQGVQKNRWKFNHNPDIMREYIKKCKDHPNLLAWSWQDEPELGGRYVSVYPPVIAAWEYICHFEDPEHLTFQLYTGDWNRLRVNQAGGKFSRPYDYIGSLEEFGESFFGGKRWITEILAWDAYPIAYRDHPAVNWPDMGPYAAYLFTVGKIKELTKDLVPTIPCIITNRRRAEDPDWKTPTEEMVYMESWMNVVHGAKGILWFPFFDQSTIRWNAMKKFTEQIERLKDIVLGPEPDRRVKDDAEEALKRVDTMIREKDGNVYIFAVRITEPDPVPEVKYQGVEPDSIEVNFEVSEISGEKEVEVIDEGRKIKSLDGKFKDTFKKYEVHIYKIPLK, from the coding sequence ATGAAGAAAGTATTTATTTTAGTTGGGTTGGTAGTAGTAGTTAGTTTTATAGGAAGTTTATTAAGTCAGGAGAAGCCAGCAGGAGTTGATAGGTCAAGTGAGTTAAAGGTGAAGATAGAGGTCTTACCTAGTACAGAAGTAGAGGTAGGAGAGGATGTATATTTCAGTGGTACAAAGACAGAATTTCCAGACAAAAGGTTATTGAAGATGGCGAGATATGAATGGGATTTTGGGGATGGTACATATTTAAGATTCAGTCCAACAAACTCAAAAGTTACAAGACAAGGTATATGTTGTTTACATAATTTTATGAAACCAGGGGAATTTGAAGTAAAGTTAAAGGTATCAGTATTTGACAGTTTTAATCCTGATGGTATACCTACAAAACCACCGATAGCAGTATCAACAGGTTCAGTAAAGATAAAGGTAACAGGAGAAGCACCGATAGCCGGATTTGAAGTACAGCATGCACAATTTCATGGAAGGATAGGACAATATTTATACATACAGATACCTAAACAATTTAGGGGAAATGAGACGAAGTTGAAGGTAAGTGTAATAGGTAAGAAGACAGGGACGAAAAAGGTATTATTGGAGAAAGACAGATTAGGAGAAGAGGAGAAGGTATTATTAAGACAGGTGGAATTACCGAAAGATTCATATGAGTTAATAGCGGAGTTATATGATAAAGAAGGGGAAAGGATACCTGGGGGTATATGGAAGGAAAAATTTGATAAGTTATATGAAGGTATGCCTAAATATGGGATAGATGAGAACAATTCAATCTGGGTAAATGGTAAATTATTCTTTCCGATAGCACCTTATATGACCGACAAAGGTGAGATTAGTATGTTTAAAAATAATGCAAGTATAAACTGTCTTGTATGTGTAGGATATTATCCTAAGCACACACCAGAGACATTTTTAGATTATCTTAACACAGCGAAAGAGTATGATTTATATGTAATGGGTCCACACAGAGGGGGTTATGAAATTCCCAAAGAGGAGTGGCCACAAGGTGTTCAGAAAAACAGATGGAAATTCAATCATAATCCAGACATAATGAGAGAGTATATAAAGAAATGTAAAGACCATCCGAATTTACTTGCATGGAGTTGGCAGGATGAACCAGAACTAGGAGGAAGATATGTGAGTGTCTATCCACCAGTTATTGCTGCTTGGGAATATATATGTCATTTTGAAGACCCAGAACATTTAACATTCCAACTTTATACAGGTGATTGGAATAGATTAAGAGTTAACCAGGCAGGAGGAAAATTCTCTCGTCCATATGATTATATAGGAAGTTTAGAAGAATTTGGAGAGAGTTTTTTTGGTGGTAAGAGATGGATAACAGAGATACTTGCTTGGGATGCTTATCCAATTGCATATAGAGACCATCCAGCAGTTAACTGGCCAGATATGGGACCTTATGCTGCTTATCTATTTACAGTTGGAAAGATAAAAGAATTAACAAAGGATTTAGTTCCGACAATACCTTGTATAATAACAAATAGAAGGCGAGCAGAAGACCCTGATTGGAAGACACCGACAGAGGAGATGGTATATATGGAGTCATGGATGAATGTAGTTCATGGAGCAAAAGGTATACTTTGGTTTCCATTCTTTGACCAAAGTACAATTAGGTGGAACGCGATGAAGAAGTTTACAGAACAGATAGAGAGGTTAAAAGATATAGTACTTGGACCAGAGCCAGATAGGAGAGTTAAAGATGATGCAGAAGAGGCATTAAAGAGAGTAGATACAATGATAAGGGAAAAGGATGGTAATGTTTATATATTTGCAGTAAGGATAACAGAGCCAGACCCAGTGCCAGAGGTAAAGTATCAAGGAGTAGAACCAGATAGTATAGAGGTTAATTTTGAGGTAAGTGAAATAAGTGGAGAGAAAGAGGTAGAAGTAATAGATGAAGGAAGGAAAATAAAGTCATTAGATGGTAAATTCAAAGACACATTCAAGAAATACGAAGTTCACATATATAAAATACCTTTGAAATAA
- the ribH gene encoding 6,7-dimethyl-8-ribityllumazine synthase: MKTTEGYLDAKGKKFGIIVSRFNEFITTRLLEGAMDCLKRHNADNENIEVIWVPGAVEMVFALGKLSVSGKYDAIICLGAIIRGDTPHFEYVAGQITRAVSQANYSGKTPVSFGVITADSTDQAIERAGTKSGNKGWQAALSAIEMANLKDKI; this comes from the coding sequence ATGAAAACAACTGAAGGATATCTTGATGCAAAAGGTAAAAAATTTGGAATAATTGTAAGCAGGTTTAATGAGTTTATAACAACAAGATTACTTGAAGGAGCAATGGATTGTTTGAAAAGACATAATGCAGACAACGAAAATATAGAAGTTATATGGGTTCCTGGAGCGGTTGAAATGGTTTTTGCACTTGGTAAATTATCTGTAAGTGGGAAATATGATGCTATTATCTGTCTTGGAGCAATAATAAGAGGGGATACACCTCATTTTGAATATGTTGCAGGACAGATAACAAGGGCAGTTTCTCAGGCAAATTATTCAGGTAAAACTCCGGTTTCCTTTGGTGTTATAACAGCAGATAGTACTGACCAGGCAATTGAAAGGGCTGGTACAAAATCAGGAAATAAGGGCTGGCAAGCAGCATTATCAGCAATTGAAATGGCAAATTTAAAAGATAAGATTTAA
- a CDS encoding sulfatase-like hydrolase/transferase, with translation MLHIITHDTGRYIGCYDAPVNTPNIDKLAEEGIIFTNYFCTAPQCSPSRASMFSGLMPHNNGVYGLAHRGFILKDDIPYLPKILKENGYETTLFGIQHETGWNKVETLGYNRVVKSKTHSCMDVVIDLIEYLKSNPKKPFFISAGFFETHLPWPVIENFDRDIKVPDFLPDDIEIKKDIAGFNIVIERVDKAIGEIIKTLEETKLYDETIIIFTTDHGLPLPGAKATLFDPGIGIFLIIRGDIFEGSS, from the coding sequence ATACTTCACATAATAACTCACGATACAGGAAGATATATTGGTTGTTATGATGCTCCTGTAAATACTCCAAATATTGATAAACTTGCAGAAGAAGGTATTATTTTTACTAATTACTTCTGTACAGCACCTCAATGCAGTCCAAGCAGAGCAAGTATGTTTTCAGGTCTGATGCCTCATAATAATGGTGTTTATGGACTTGCTCACAGGGGTTTTATTTTAAAGGATGATATACCTTACCTGCCAAAAATATTGAAAGAAAATGGATATGAAACTACTTTATTCGGTATTCAGCATGAAACAGGTTGGAATAAAGTAGAAACACTTGGATATAATAGAGTAGTGAAAAGCAAAACTCATTCTTGTATGGATGTTGTAATTGATTTAATTGAATATTTAAAATCAAATCCTAAAAAACCATTTTTTATTTCTGCTGGATTTTTTGAAACACATCTTCCATGGCCTGTTATTGAAAATTTTGACAGGGATATAAAAGTTCCTGATTTTTTACCAGATGATATTGAAATTAAAAAAGATATTGCAGGATTTAATATCGTAATTGAAAGAGTTGATAAAGCAATTGGTGAAATAATAAAAACACTTGAGGAAACAAAACTTTATGATGAAACAATAATAATTTTTACAACAGACCACGGACTACCATTACCTGGAGCAAAAGCAACTCTCTTTGACCCTGGTATTGGTATTTTTCTTATAATAAGAGGTGATATTTTTGAAGGTAGTAGTTAG